The region GTCATTGGACAGCCTATTTACTCAATCATGTCttctataaagaaagaaaattttgtttcttcctttccaatctagaTGCTTTTATTGCCTTATGGAACAAAATAAGGTCTGGATTACAATGCTGAATAGAAACAATGAGCATCTTTGCCTTGTTTCTGTTTTATAaaggaaagagagtcaacattCTAACATTAAGTTTGATTTTAATAGTATAAATATTGTCTGGACACATCTCATTCATTTGAAGAAGATGTCACCCATTCTTAATTTCTTCAGAGTTTTTAATTATGAAGGAATGTTACTTTGTTTTCAAAAATTCTTTTGCCTTGAGATGATCAGAtgagttttcttatttattttgttatgtgGAGTGAATGAATCGGTTGAGTTATATATTTCAAGCCAACCTTAAATTCCAGGGAATAAACTGCAATGGTCATGATGTATTAGTCATTTTATACtacagtatacatatatattatacacatattatatattgttcagtaagattaagtAATTGTTAAGgaatttttgtgtttgtgttaaTGCAGGGTATTTGTCTATAATATTCATTTCTGATAATGTCTTTCAGAGGTTTTATTGTTAAGAGTTATTTATACTGGCAGTCAAAATGAGTTCAAACatctttccccttcctctgatTTCTAAAGATGTGTATTGTTAGTATAGTTCTTtaagttttttttggtatcattaatctacaattacagaaagaacattatgtttactaggttccccccgtcaccaagtccccccccacataccccttcacagtcactgtccatctgcgtagtaagatgctgtaaaatcactacttgtcttctctgtcttgcacagccctcccggtgccccccatgcactatacatgctaatcgtaatgccctctttctttttccctgcccttatccctcccttcccacccatcctccccagtccctttccctttggtaactatagtccattcttgggttctgtgattctgctgctgttttgttccctcagttttcctttgttcttatactccacaaatgagtgaaatcatttggtgcttatctttctacacctggcttatttcactgagcataataccctctagctccatccatgttgttgcgaatggtaggatctgtttttttcttataactgagtaatattccattgtgtatatgtgccacatcttctttatccattcatctactgatgaacatttaggttgcttccatatcttggctactgtaaatagtgcagcgataaacataggggtgcatctgtctttttcaaactggagtactgcattcttagggtaaactcctagaagtggaattcctgggtcaaatggtatttctattttgagcattctgaggaacctccatactgctttccacaatggttgaactaatttacattcccaccagcagtgtaggagggttccagtttctccacaacttcggcaacatttgctgttgtttgtcttttggatggtagccatccttactggtgtgagatgatatctcattgtggttttaatttgcatttctctgatgattagcaatgtggagcatcttttcatgtgcctgttggccatctggatttcttctttagagaactgtctattcagctcctctgcccattttttaattggattatttgctttttgtttgttgaggtgtgtgagctctttatatattttggatatcaatcctttattggatctgtcatttatgaatatattcccccatactgtaggatacctttttgttctattgatggtgtactttgctgtacagaagcgatatagtcccacttgtgcatttttgcctttgtttcccttgcctggggagatacattcatgaagaaatcactcatgtttatgtccatgagatttttgcctatgtttttttctaagagttttatgttttcatgacttacattcaggtctttgatccatttggagtttacttttgtgtatggggttagacagtgatccagtttcattctcttacatgtagctgttcccctttgccatcaccatctgttgaagagactgtcctttccccattgtatgtccatggctcctttatcaaatattaattggccgtatacatttgggttaatgtctggagtctctattctgttccactggtctgtggctctgttcttgtgccagtacaaaattgtcttgattactgtggctttgtagtagagcttgaagttggggagagagatcccccccactttattcttccttctcaggattgctttggctatttggggtctttggcggttccatatgaatttttgaactatttgttccagttcattgaagaatgctgttggtaatttgatagggattgcattgaatctgtatattgctttgggcaggatggccattttgacgatattaattcttcccagtcaggagcatgggatgaatttccatttgttagtgacctctttaatttctcttaagagtgtcttgtagttttcagggtataggtctttcacttccttggttaggtttgttcctaggtattttattctttttgatgctactgtgaatggaattcttttcctgatttctctttctattagttcattgttagtatacaggaaagctacagatttctgtgtgttaatttgtatcctgcaactttgctgaattccgatattagttctagtagttctgtagtggattcttcagggttttttatgtacaatatcatgtcatcttctaATAGTGAAaggttgacttcttctttaccaatctggattccttgttttaTCTGatagctgtggctaggacctccagtactatgttgaataacagtggggagagtgggcatccctgtcttgttcccgatcgcagaggaaaagctttcagcctctctctgttcagtatgatgttagctgtgggtttatcatatatggcctttattatgttgaggtacttcccctctatgccaattttgttgagagtttttatcatgaatggatgttgaattttactgaatgctttttcagcatctatggagatgatcatgtggtttttgtccttctttttgttgatgtggtggatgatgttgatggattttcgaatgttgtaccatccttgcatccctgggatgaatcccacttggtcatggtgtatcatcctcttgatgtatttttgaattcggtttgctaatattttgttgagtatttttgcatctacgttcatcagggatattggtctgtagttttcttttttggtggggtctttgcctggttttggtatttgggtgatgttggcttcatggaatgagtttgggagtattccctcctcttctattttttggacatgggtattatgtcttctctgtatgtctgataaaattctgaggtaaatccatctaacccggggttttgttcttgggtcgtctttgattaccaattcaatttcattgctggtaatttgtctgtttagattttctgtttctttctgggtcatttttggaaggttgtatttttctaggaagttgtccatttctcctaggttttctagcttgttagcatataggttttcatagtattctctaataattctttgtatttctgtagggtctgttgtgatttttcatttctcatttctcattctgttgatgtgtgttgaatctcttttcctcttaataagtctggctagaggcttatctattttgtttattttctcaaagtatcagctcttggtttcaatgattttttctattgttttattcttctcaattttatttatttcttctctgatcattattatgtccctccgtctgctgaccttaggcctcatttgttcttctttttccaagtctgataattgtgacactagactattcatttgggattgttcttccctctttaaatatgcctggattgctatatactttcctcttaagactgcttttgctgcatccctcagaagttgcggctttgtgttgctgttgtcatttatttccatgtattgctggatctccattttaatttggtcgttgatccattgattatttaggagcatgttgttgagcctccatatgtttgtgagcctttttactttctttgtataatttatttctagttttatgcctttgtgttctgtaaagttggttggtaagatttcaatcttttggaatttactgaggctctttttgtggcctagaatgtggtctattctggaaaatgttccatgtgcacttgagaagaatgtgtatcctgttgcttttggatgtagagttctgtagatgtctattaggtccatctgttctagtgtgttgttcagtgcctctgtgtccttacttattttctgtctggtggatctgtcctttggagtgagtggtgtgttgaattctcccagaatgaatgcattgcttctgtttcctcctttaattctgttagtatttgtttcacatatgttggtgctcctgtattgggtgcatatatatttaaaatggttatatcctcttgtcagactgggccctttatcattatgtaatgtccttctttatctcttcttaccttttttattttgaagtctattttgtctgatactagtattgcaacacctgcttttttctctctattgtttgcatgaagtatctttctccatcccttgtcttttaatctgtgcatgtgtttgggtttgaggtgagtctcttgtaagcagcatatagatgggtcttgcttttttatccattctattactctgtttttgattggtgcattcagtccatttaaatttagggtgattattgaaagatatgtacttattgccattgcatgctttagcttcgtggttaccaaaggttcaaggttagcttgcttactaccttactgtctgacttaactcgcttattggactgttataaacacagtctgatgattatttctttcccttctttttcttcctcctccattcttcatatgttgtgtgttttgttctgtgctctttttaggagtgctcccatctagagtagtccctctaagataccttgtagagatggtttgtgggaggcaaattccctcaacttttgcttgtttgggaattgtttaattcctccttcatatttaagtgatattcgtgctggatacagtatccttggttcaaggcccttctgtttcattgcattaaatacatcatgccattctcttctggcctgtaaggtttctgttgagaagtctgatgatagcctggtgggttttcctttgtcggtgacctttttactctctctggctgcctttagtactctgtttttgtccttgatctttgccattttaattattatgtgtcttggtgttgttctctttgggtcccgtctcttgggagttctgtgtgcctctgtagtttgagcaactatttcctcccccagtttggggaaattctcagcaattatttcttcaaagacactttctatccatttttctctctcttcttcctctggtacccctataatgcagatattgttccttttggattggtcacacagttctcttaatattgtttcattcctggagattcttttatctctctctgcgtcagcttctatgtgttcctattctctggtttctattccatcaacggcctcttgtatcttatccattctgcttataaatccttccagagtttgttttacttctgtaatccccctccggacatctgtaatctccctctgaacttcatcccttagctcttgcatatttctctgcagctctgtccgcatgtttatgatttttattttgaattctctttcagggatactggttaggtctgcctctgcagatcctttctcaggtgttgtttgaactatcttggactggactaaatttttttgcctcttcatggtgatagcagtggctgtaggcaggttgcaggtgtgtcagcgggaagaagaaagtcctttcctgctttctggatgccttgcccttctctgctgcctgtgacggttacctgcactcctagagtagccaccaggttagtcccctaagctgctgtgggcgggtctctgtcagagcagcatggggccctgtggggagaggcaggcatgccaggtgtgctcctctgtgCTAGCGGCACCCCTGCTGCATAGCTCTGTGCCAGCAGCggtctttgggtctggcctgggtggctgtgccttgggctgggattccagtcagctgctgggagcacgcctgctccctctggctctgctgcaagtGCGCacgggcctctactgggctcctctggctccactgccaccgGTGCACGTGAGCCATGCCCCGGCTGTTCGGTCACGCCACTGCAGGCTTGCACAAGCCTCTTCTAGTCCCGTCTGTCCCCACtggtgcacggatctgctccAGGTCCCTTCCGGTGCTGCCGTCCCCGGcacatgctgccactctcccactactgggccagtgttcGGGGTcagcaccagttggaggaacaactggcaggttgtttagtgctgtgaggggcttcagagctgcactgcctccccggggtttagggcacctaagtttccctgggattcccagctgctggctatgtgtggCAGGAGAACTTTGTCCAGCTatagggtccctgtctctttaagacttgcagaaagcactcgcttttcttttgtctcaagggtgccagttgcggggacctgcccacaggttttgcttttccgtttctctaatatccagcaccccgtgcaccttgtgtctgcgttctgggtgcagatttctagagctggttgtttagcagtcctgggctttcactccctcactgttccgactcctttcttcccaccgggttttggggtgggggagcgttcgggtcccacctggccgcggcttgtatcttactcccttcgtgtgatgctgagttctcgcagatgtagatgtatcctggctgttgtactgcatccactggtatctcttttaggaatagttgtatttattgtattttcataaatatgtatgttttggggaggagatttcctctgaactactcaagccgccatcttcccgtgatccccctctttaaattttttaatgtaatttatcaGTAAAACTCTCTGGGTCTGTGCTTTTCTTTCTGAGAAGAGTTTTGAAagtgaattcattttatttagtAAATATAGAGCTATTTACATTTGTATTATTTCATCATTTGTCAGTTTTGGTAAACTGAGTTTTACTAGGAGCTCATTTGTTTCTCTTATGTTGCTGAATTTATTACCATAACATTGTTGATGACATTCCTCATTATCCTTTAAAATCTATAGTTATAAAACCTACATGGGTCCTGATatcattattttgcattttctccatttttcttccttcattagtCTTTCTAGAAGTTAATCAATTTTAATAATCATTTCAAAAAATCAAATTTcgtatatttaaattttctctaactttattttttctttcactgctttTGGCATATAGCTTTATTATTTACTCCCTTTAACTTTAAATTTAGTTtggtattttcctcattttagagCAGAGATTTAAAACATTGATTTTAAACCTTTTTCTAATAAGGCACTAAAGCCATAAATTCTCCTCTATGAACTGCTTGGAGTACTCCACAATTTTTGGTATTATATTATGGTTTAGTTGCCTTTTTTTCTATAAGTGCACATTGTGATTTCTTTCtgaccattgattatttagaagaagctgtttatttttcaaatgtttgcatattttccatataattttGTTATTGACCTAGTTCAGTTGCTTGGTGATCAAATAATACACCCTAGAGATTATAAAAGGAATTAATGGACCAAGGCAATATACCATTTTTTGTATTTCAAATTTAATAATATTGTTTATGAATCTGAAATCTTTCCTCTTTCAGAGTGTTAAGGACACAGAAGTTCATAACCATAGTTGAACATCAAAATTTCTTCAGCAGTACATAAATGAACTTTGGCTAGATCCATGACTATAGATTCAGATATAGTGGAAAAAGCAATTTTAATGCTTGTCCTTGGTTAGGTCAACATATCCTAAATTTTATTCAGTTCATTCAGTCAAACTGTTATAGAGTGACAAAATGTGCCAGGTATGTGCTGGAAACTATGGCTTTAAAGAAGgtatcaatatattttttaagtgtacttTATTCTTGACTATTTAAGTAATGTCAAAATAGCTacaacactgtgtgtgtgtgtgcgtatttaAGTCCAAAACTCACTCATAATCAGCAATGGCTTTATTACTGGAATGTAATGGGATGGTATAGAATGATATTTCCATATTAGATCTTAATATTTTCCTCCATTATAAACACAAATTAGATTATAAATACCCCCCTTTGTGGGGACAAACATGTTCCCACAGTACTAAAGCAAATGGAAACttacaaacagaaaatactttgcaatgtaattttatttttaagattttcctaaagaaaagcaaacaaaaaaatcaaaatccatATCAATACTTGTggtatacactcacacacacacacacacacacacacacacacacacacacacacacacacttgcatacACCCTTCATAGACACACATGTCACTGAATGATCTGGTTAAGTTCTGAGACTATTTTGAAGGTAGGATTTTGCTTAAGTGGTGAGATTAAAGTATATCTGAGCTAAAATTCAATAGCAATAGCAAGATAATTTGGATCAAGAGGTGGGGAAAAATAATTCAATCATAGtttgacaatttaaaaaaattctgtgttTCAGATATGGCAAGTTGGTaagttattttgtttgttttacccaCCTTGTTTCAGTTCTGTTGAAGTTTGTGCTAAAGCACACATTTACTTATCTCTATTTTTCTAGGATGAAGTAACGTTACATAATAATAGGATTTGAAAATGCAAAATAGTCTTTAGTTGGTAGTAGGAAGTGCCTATGTGTACTAATGATCATTAAACAGAAGGATTctgtaaaaagaattaaaatcttttcttcttattttaatagcaaaaaaGTAAGATTTGGGATATAATGATAATTACATTCCAGGTAAGAAAGAGctcaatatttattttcaaaacttGTATGATTAATTGTAGTGACAAATGATATTATTCTCCATACAAAGTGACAAGGTAACAGCTGTCATGCAATATTatgaaaaatgattaaaaaaaaaatttttcaagacACCTTTCTCATGAGCTTAGTGAACACTTTCTaaagatattttgtttttaaatgcaaaGAAGATTAAGCAAATGTTTTCAGCAACATAAAGGTGGACATATTTACATGTTAGAAATCATACAATCAAATAATCTCATAGTTGAAAGGCAGTCCTGAAATTGGAGAATGTCTTCTATTATGGACAACTTCTCACCTATATGGAGAATTGTCTTCTACTATGTTTTTGATAGACTCTATACACCTTATAATCAGCCAAAACTTCATTAGTAGAGAAGGCCAGTCAATCTATTGTTGAAGGACTTCATGTAGCAAGCAATTTTTCCTCATATATTGAGTTTAAATATGCTTTTGTTCTGTATATTTTCTCACTGATCCTGATTCTGTCTTTAGGAGATTCACAGAATGAGTCTGCTTTTTCACACAGTCTTACTGCACATATTAAAATGCAGTGAGGCTATCTCTCTCACTGGTCTCATTGGTAACCTGAATGTCTTTTAGCCATGTCTATTACAGTTTCTATGTAACTTTACCCTCCCACTCAAAATTCTGTAGGTACTCTgctaattttcttctttaatatgcCACTTACAACAATGCAGTTCTTGACTGTATAACATTTATTCTTAAAGCTTGGAAAATTATCACTAACTAAAGTGATCTTAAACATGGGCATTTAGAGttaatcatatatttattgaatataacaGACACTACTAAGAAATTTGGGGTCTACAGAAGTAGTTaccatattttctgttctcattagaGTTGTATTCTATCTTCAAGAGTATAAAGCAAAAATCTAGAGTAGCAGAGACACAAAGATCAAAAGGAAGCAATAaaactttacatttattttacagaCTGTACTACCTTCACAATCACTAATTTATGTAATTATCTGTAAAACTggtcaaaatataaaattcaatttttattttctcatattaaTAGCAGAGAATTTCAAacatcagaaaataaatgaagccaTAATTTGAATCATTTGCTTCCTCATTTACATGAAATGCATTACCTTACTGCCATTTTAGTTCTGATAAAATTCTATTTGCTCTAAAGTGTATGTccaatgttttcttattttagtcAGTGAATTAAGCAAAAAATCATAGAATCAGCAACACTTTGCCTTGGCATTTACCAAACCACCAtggccagaaaaaaagaaaagatgaaaaccTCCCCAACTGCAAGATGGTACAATTCCTGTGAGTACTGAAAAGTATTGGAAAGATCATATAACATCACTCATAATAAACTTGTGAAATCATGTATAGTTACGTGTGTTACAGATCAGTGCTGAGCAAAGAGGTATCTGtgataatggaaatatttttttaatcttatttcaTTATAGTTATTGAAAACTTGTAAGGAGGCTAGTGAAACTGAGGAATTGAATTCACACATGGTTTTTAAATACCACATTGGACAGCACAATTAAAAGTGATTCAAGTTCTACTACTTGGAGAaagtacatatattttatttatatagtgTTGTATATAAAGTGTCCTTACTTCATAGTATCTGTTTCTTCAGTAATCCCTTATTACAGAAAATACATATccaagaagaaacataaaacttGTGGATCCTGATGCTACTGTTAGAATGAACATTCAGAAAATGTTCCCCAGTGTGAGAAACACCCTCATTAGAATCATGGAGTTATATTATACCATGAAGTTTCAATTCTTCCTTATTTCTTGTAATATAAAATTCAGGATTCTGATTATGGGAAAATGAATACTTCCCAGTGTTTCCTGACTTATCATGGGATATGAAAATGTTCAAAGAAAAGTTTTGACAGGATAAGTGTGCTCTCAAAGTTTATTTTAGGAAATATATCCAATCATCAGTAATCCAGGTTTATTTTGTCTTCTCatgctctttttctttcctttctttttccattgTTTGTTAATATGCTTCCCAAAATTTGCTGTTTTTGAAATTAAGCTTTTGGAAATATTTGGTAAggagttgaaaataaaatgtaccaTTCTGTACAGATTTATGTGCACTGAATGTTACAGCATTCAATATTGTAGTTTCTTATCGGGCGAAAACTAAATTTATACCTTGCCAAGCAGGAGGAGTTTCAGGCTTTTACTTTTAACCACAAGTAGCATTCTAAATTCCAGAGACCTTGAATGTGACAACATAGACCAGTATATGCCTGCACATTGAACTATTagatattagaaaataattgCTTCTGAGTTAGCATAGAAATGGAGACTGGGCAAGATATTCTAAGAATTGTCAAGAACACAGATTCAAAAAACACAACGACAAAACCTTTCTTGATTGTTAAGAGAGGTTTTGATGTGTCATTAGTTAGTGGAGATCTCTACCAATTTTAACATAAAATCTTCAGGGAATTATGAAGGCTCTCTAAACTGAAATTAGCCCTAAAATAAGGCATGACTATCAATTAGTCCAAAAAATAATGGAATTGAAAAAACAGAATAAactatgaaaattataatttGCCCACGATGTATCAAAATCTAAAATCTCTTAATGGTTGAACTTAAAATGTATTTGGTGTCTAGTAATAAAGGTTGTGTAACCCACATGATGTTCATCATTATTCTAACCAATATTTCAGAAATATGATGAAGACAAATTAAGGGAAGGTCCTAAATGACCATTATGGATGCACCATTCTTTAATGACAACTTCCGAGAGACCATCTGTTTATTTAGCTGCCAGGAGGCAGCCTCCACATAAACCAACCCAACATTCCAAGGGGTATGCTAAAGTACCAAGTACAGAGAAAACTGTATCTCTAGAAGTAGGtaagaaagattaaaaaagacaagaaagctGCCAAGGACAAATTCGATTCAGAAGCAGAAACAATTAAGAAAGATTCCAAGAAAGACAGTGATACTAAAGGTGAAGATGTTACAAAAGTTGATGACATAAAAGATAAGAAAGATTCAAAGAAGATCAAGGAGTCAACTACAGaatctgaggatgaaaagaaaGATGCAAAGAAGGATAAGGATGAGAAAAAAGATGCAAAGAAATCCAGTGAGAAAAGTGATGAATCACAGGAAAAGAAAGATGCAAAGAAAGATGCAAAGAAGAAGGAGAgtaaaaaagataagaaagacGAAAAGAAATCCAGTGAGACAGATAGTGAACCAAAGGATGATACCAAGAAAAAGGCCAAGAAAGAGACTGTCTTAGAAACTGCTGAGGCAAAGAAGAATGCAAAGAAAGATGCAAAGAAGAATGCAAAGAAAGATGCAAAGAAGGGCAAACAGGCCTTAGATAATAATTCAAAAGCATATTTGATGAAACAATGTTAGTAGTCCAAAATGTATGAGTGGAAAGGGGAGGCTTAAAGCATTattcaaatagttttttaaatggggcaaagaatagtacaaagaaagGCTCTGGAAAACTTCATTAAAGtataagaaaaatgttaagaaaaatcaAGAGATGATTCATTGAAGGAGGATACCTATGCTAAATTTGGGAATATGAaggattcaattaaaaaatgcctCGAAATGTTCAAAGAATATTCAAATAAGGAGGCAGAAGTTAATGATGCTGAATCTTTGgcacaaaaaaattaatgaatgcttcaaaaaaaaatctaaggagGAAGATGT is a window of Manis pentadactyla isolate mManPen7 chromosome 3, mManPen7.hap1, whole genome shotgun sequence DNA encoding:
- the CYLC2 gene encoding LOW QUALITY PROTEIN: cylicin-2 (The sequence of the model RefSeq protein was modified relative to this genomic sequence to represent the inferred CDS: substituted 3 bases at 3 genomic stop codons) produces the protein MPRLFGHATAGLHKPLLVPSVPTGARICSRSLPVLPSPAHAATLPLLGQCSGSAPVGGTTDLGYNDNYIPVSELSKKSXNQQHFALAFTKPPWPEKKKRXKPPQLQDGTIPKYDEDKLREGPKXPLWMHHSLMTTSERPSVYLAARRQPPHKPTQHSKGYAKVPSTEKTVSLEVEAETIKKDSKKDSDTKGEDVTKVDDIKDKKDSKKIKESTTESEDEKKDAKKDKDEKKDAKKSSEKSDESQEKKDAKKDAKKKESKKDKKDEKKSSETDSEPKDDTKKKAKKETVLETAEAKKNAKKDAKKNAKKDAKKGKQALDNNSKAYLMKQC